The following proteins are co-located in the Paralichthys olivaceus isolate ysfri-2021 chromosome 10, ASM2471397v2, whole genome shotgun sequence genome:
- the cep97 gene encoding centrosomal protein of 97 kDa → MGVSDIKFDTNAGPVVDLTAQGMQKLDPSFTCSDDTHTLILDRNHIMKLDYLERSPGLQQLSVAGNRLVRMMGVSRLTELRVLNLPENSIGYIEGLRGLPHLQWLNLSGNNIKVIEQLTNCVSLQHLDLSDNNISTIGDLTKLVALKTLLLHGNSITTLRTVPAHLPAHLSILSLAENEIRDLNEVSYLSPLQELEQLSIMSNPCVMATPSLPGFDYRPYIMSWCLNLKVLDGYVVSQKEGLKAEWLYSQGKGRSYRPGQHVQLVQYLTNVCPLTSSPALETAEDAKLEKILSKQRFHQRQLMEETQGSGHSPPRPTQLDVEKHSPPVDTSQEGAREVERNTAAGPDVAPSVSESEPVVQFNTWVSCDSSHPSLPTVRSARLREEHMSLEDVHTDEDKLNGSMLSSDSTYLPFMSDVESQTIQSDSEDETETFEPDSLAPKCPAQLKKHNTNKIYNSPPVDTQERKTPEEEVISGAAATALSPGVRGSAAQNDLETTSDCVKVEIKEAPKQEDAGMCPSKSSLMEAERAAVRIQSWWRGHYTRCCHPMAREVRSEIRLSRMQEHILFLSEKLDSVQKQYEEERFQRLVQEEAVKFLWKELQSMQQWKTSVQQQLADIAQAVPLNQTSSPGLCKAAPPVASSTTNPPSTDVSFPDSGFQSTSNQQAAQEDSFLSSGTEDSLKTVRAMSPIRSGFAGVDSADCSLLEQYLSSVQQREEEAEEVISEGTATPQPSSPLSPGKTAQSDSIQQRAADVQRTDGTSVLTVDTFTELVSLCK, encoded by the exons ATGGGTGTATCCGATATAAAGTTTGATACCAATGCCG GACCCGTGGTGGATCTCACTGCCCAGGGGATGCAGAAGCTGGATCCCAGTTTCACCTGctctgatgacacacacactctcatcctGGACCGGAACCACATCATGAAACTGGACTATCTGGAGCGGAGCCCAGGCCTTCAGCAG CTGTCCGTAGCAGGAAACCGTCTGGTGAGAATGATGGGTGTGTCTCGTCTGACAGAGCTAAGAGTCCTCAACCTTCCTGAAAACAGTATTGGATATATCGAGGGGCTAAGAGGTCTGCCTCACCTCCAATGGCTCAACCTGTCTGGAAACAATATTAAG GTCATTGAACAACTCACCAACTGTGTTTCCCTTCAACACCTTGATCTGTCTGACAATAACATATCAACCATTGGTGATCTGACGAAACTGGTGGCATTAAAG ACACTTTTACTTCATGGAAATAGCATCACAACACTTCGCACTGTTCCTGCCCACCTACCTGCCCATTTATCCATTCTCTCCCTGGCCGAAAACGAGATAAGAGATCTCAATGAG GTGTCATACCTGTCACCGCTGCAGGAACTGGAGCAGCTCTCTATAATGAGCAACCCTTGTGTTATGGCGACCCCGTCATTACCGGGGTTTGACTATCGGCCTTATATCATGAGTTGGTGCCTGAACTTAAAGGTCCTGGATGGCTATGTGGTGTCACAAAAAGAAGG TCTTAAAGCGGAGTGGCTCTACAGTCAAGGAAAAGGACGTTCGTATCGACCGGGTCAGCATGTGCAGCTTGTTCAGTACCTCACCAATGTTTGCCCTCTGACCTCATCACCCGCCTTGGAGACGGCAGAAGACGCCAAGCTTGAGAAGATCCTCAGTAAACAGAG gtttCACCAAAGGCAGCTGATGGAGGAGACGCAGGGGAGCGGTCACAGTCCTCCTCGTCCGACTCAACTTGATGTGGAGAAGCACAGTCCTCCAGTGGACACATCACAGGAGGGAgccagagaggtggagagaaacACTGCAGCTGGACCAGATGTTGCTCCATCAGTCTCAGAGTCAG AGCCAGTTGTGCAGTTCAACACTTGGGTGAGCTGTGATTCTTCCCACCCGTCACTGCCGACAGTTCGCAGCGCAAGGCTCAGAGAGGAGCACATGTCTTTGGAGGATGTTCACACAGATGAGGATAAACTCAACGGTAGCATGCTTTCCTCAGACTCCACCTATCTCCCCTTCATGTCTGATGTGGAGTCACAAACAATCCAGTCGGACAGCGAGGACGAGACAGAGACATTTGAACCTGATTCCTTGGCCCCAAAGTGTCCAGCTCAGCTCAAaaagcacaacacaaacaagataTATAATTCCCCTCCTGTGGATACGCAAGAGAGGAAGACTCCTGAAGAAGAAGTTATTTCTGGTGCAGCCGCAACAGCTCTCTCACCGGGGGTCAGAGGTAGCGCAGCACAAAATGACCTGGAAACAACCTCTGATTGTGTTAAAGTAGAGATTAAAGAAGCCCCCAAGCAGGAAGACGCTGGTATGTGTCCCAGCAAATCCAGTTTGATGGAAGCAGAGAGGGCGGCAGTGAGAATACAGTCTTGGTGGAGGGGACATTACACTCGATGTTGTCACCCTATGGCCAGAGAGGTGCGCAGCGAAATCCGCCTGAGCAGGATGCAAGAACACATCCTGTTCCTGTCTGAGAAGCTGGACAG TGTGCAGAAGCAGTATGAGGAAGAGCGATTCCAAAGACTTGTTCAGGAGGAGGCTGTGAAGTTTCTGTGGAAAGAG CTCCAGTCTATGCAGcagtggaagacgtctgtgcagcagcagctggctgACATCGCTCAGGCTGTCCCCCTGAATCAGACCTCATCTCCTGGATTATGTAAGGCCGCGCCCCCAGTCGCCTCCAGCACAACGAATCCTCCCAGCACAGACGTCTCCTTCCCAGACTCTGGCTTCCAGTCGACGAGCAATCAGCAGGCCGCACAGGAGGACAGCTTCCTGAGCAGCGGGACAGAAGACTCCCTGAAGACGGTGCGAGCAATGAGTCCCATTCGCAGCGGCTTCGCTGGCGTGGACAGTGCAGACTGCAGCCTGCTGGAGCAGTACCTCTCctctgtgcagcagagagaggaggaggcagaggaggtgaTCAGTGAAGGAACAGCAACACCACAGCCCTCCTCGCCGCTCTCACCTGGTAAAACAGCACAGTCCGACTccatccagcagagggcagcagatGTGCAAAGAACGGATGGAACGTCTGTGTTGACAGTGGACACTTTTACAGAACTTGTGAGTCTGTGTAAATAG
- the rpl24 gene encoding large ribosomal subunit protein eL24 produces the protein MKVELCSFSGYKIYPGHGRRYARIDGKVFQFLNAKCESAFLAKRNPRQINWTVLYRRKHKKGQSEEVTKKRTRRAVKFQRAITGASLAEIMAKRNQKPEVRKAQREQAIRAAKEAKKVKQAAKKPAAPSAKSTTKAAQKPKIAKPMKISAPRVGGKR, from the exons ATGAA GGTCGAGTTGTGCAGTTTCAGTGGGTATAAGATTTACCCCGGCCATGGCCGCCGATACGCCAGGATAGACGGAAAG GTGTTCCAGTTCTTGAACGCCAAGTGTGAGTCTGCGTTCCTGGCCAAAAGGAACCCCCGACAGATCAACTGGACTGTGCTGTACAGACGCAAGCACAAGAAGGGACAGTCT GAAGAGGTGACCAAGAAGCGCACCCGGCGCGCAGTCAAATTCCAGAGGGCCATCACTGGGGCCTCCCTGGCTGAGATCATGGCCAAGAGAAACCAGAAGCCTGAGGTCCGTAAAGCCCAGAGGGAGCAGGCCATCAG AGCTGCCAAGGAGGCCAAGAAGGTGAAGCAGGCAGCCAAGAAGCCCGCTGCCCcgagtgcaaag TCCACCACCAAGGCTGCACAGAAACCCAAGATCGCTAAGCCCATGAAGATCAGCGCACCCCGTGTTGGTGGAAAACGCTAA
- the mpc2b gene encoding mitochondrial pyruvate carrier 2b yields the protein MAALRASYHRIMDRIEHMLPAKLRPLYNHPAGPRTVFFWAPVFKWGLVGAGLADMTRPADKLSPAQSAVLTATGLIWSRYSLVIIPKNWNLFAVNFFVGSAGASQLYRIWRYEQDKKAEAKAAAESKEAAES from the exons ATGGCTGCACTCAGAGCCTCCTACCACCGGATCATGGACCGGATCGAGCACATGCTGCCCGCCAAACTGAGACCCCTGTACAACCACCCGGCAG GTCCTAGAACAGTTTTCTTCTGGGCCCCAGTGTTTAAATGG GGTCTGGTCGGAGCTGGTTTGGCTGATATGACTCGACCAGCAGACAAACTCAGCCCCGCCCAGTCTGCGGTGCTGACGGCCACAG GGCTCATCTGGTCCAGGTACTCACTGGTCATCATCCCCAAGAACTGGAACCTGTTTGCTGTCAACTTCTTCGTCGGCAGCGCAGGAGCCTCCCAGCTCTACAGGATCTggag GTACGAGCAGGATAAGAAGGCAGAGGCTAAAGCAGCTGCAGAATCCAAAGAAGCTGCAGAATCCTGA